The following are encoded together in the Streptomyces sp. NBC_00341 genome:
- a CDS encoding ABC transporter substrate-binding protein, with protein sequence MNRRNLLGGLLAAASVPALASCSGGVTSLDGQGSGGGGGGSSKDGVTIGTANFTENQVLGYLYAAALGAAGVKTRVRPNLGTREILIPALKGGDIDLLPEYQGALLHYLDTKSKAAEEGEMQNALAVALPAGLQILPYGRAEDSDAFVVTRETAAEYGLKSLADLARHNGKLVIGAAPEVKKRAVGAVGLKDVYGVEFKEFKSLDSSGPLVKGALKKGDVDVANLFTTDTDIAAEHWVVLTDPKNLVPGQHVVPLIADRKADSTVRKALARLGNALTTEDLTELNRLVDKDKKDPEDVAGDWAARHGIK encoded by the coding sequence ATGAACCGCAGAAACCTCCTCGGCGGACTCCTCGCCGCCGCCTCCGTCCCCGCGCTCGCCTCCTGCAGCGGCGGCGTCACCTCGCTCGACGGGCAGGGGTCCGGCGGCGGGGGCGGGGGCTCCAGCAAGGACGGCGTCACCATCGGCACCGCCAACTTCACCGAGAACCAGGTCCTCGGGTACCTGTACGCCGCCGCGCTCGGAGCGGCCGGTGTGAAGACCAGGGTCCGCCCGAACCTCGGCACCCGCGAGATCCTCATCCCCGCCCTCAAGGGCGGCGACATCGACCTCCTGCCCGAGTACCAGGGCGCCCTGCTGCACTACCTCGACACCAAGTCGAAGGCGGCGGAGGAGGGCGAGATGCAGAACGCCCTCGCCGTGGCCCTGCCCGCCGGACTACAGATCCTGCCGTACGGGCGCGCCGAGGACTCCGACGCGTTCGTCGTCACCCGGGAGACCGCCGCCGAGTACGGCCTCAAGTCGCTCGCCGACCTCGCCCGGCACAACGGCAAGCTCGTCATCGGCGCGGCACCCGAGGTCAAGAAGCGCGCGGTCGGCGCGGTGGGCCTCAAGGACGTGTACGGCGTGGAGTTCAAGGAGTTCAAGTCCCTCGACTCCTCGGGGCCGCTGGTCAAGGGCGCACTGAAGAAGGGGGACGTGGACGTCGCGAACCTCTTCACCACCGACACCGACATCGCCGCCGAACACTGGGTCGTGCTCACCGACCCCAAGAACCTGGTCCCGGGCCAGCACGTCGTCCCGCTGATCGCGGACCGCAAGGCCGACTCGACGGTCCGCAAGGCGCTCGCCCGGCTCGGCAACGCGCTCACGACCGAGGACCTCACCGAGCTGAACCGTCTGGTGGACAAGGACAAGAAGGACCCGGAGGACGTCGCGGGCGACTGGGCGGCACGGCACGGAATCAAGTAG
- a CDS encoding ABC transporter ATP-binding protein yields the protein MQPGKGLHMIQFDTVHKRFPNGTTAVHDLTLEMPEGGVTVLVGSSGCGKTTTLRMVNRMVDPTSGTIRVNGKDVLEQDAAELRRSIGYVIQQSGLFPHRTVLDNIATVPLLLGWGRRKARARAAELLETVGLSADAAKRYPHQLSGGQQQRVGVARALAADPPVLLMDEPFGAVDPVVRTQLQDELLRLQRELNKTIVFVTHDIDEAVRLGDRIAVFRTGGHLVQYAGPAELLARPADAFVADFLGAERGLKLLSLTALAEVAQGPAPKGTRWQLTLDAGRKPLAWRDTESEAEAPVRPLRDTDSLLSALNESIAAPSGLVARVDAEGALTGVTSREDIHDHAGRVHGAASTVGA from the coding sequence ATGCAGCCGGGCAAGGGACTCCACATGATCCAATTCGACACGGTCCACAAGCGCTTCCCGAACGGCACAACCGCGGTGCACGACCTCACGCTTGAGATGCCGGAAGGCGGCGTGACCGTCCTCGTCGGATCTTCCGGTTGCGGCAAGACAACGACACTCCGCATGGTCAACCGGATGGTCGATCCGACCTCCGGGACGATCAGGGTCAACGGCAAGGACGTCCTGGAGCAGGACGCCGCCGAGCTGCGCCGCTCCATCGGCTACGTGATCCAGCAGTCCGGGCTCTTCCCCCACCGCACGGTCCTCGACAACATCGCGACCGTGCCGCTGCTGCTCGGCTGGGGCCGGAGGAAGGCGCGGGCGCGGGCGGCGGAACTCCTGGAGACGGTGGGCCTCTCCGCCGACGCCGCCAAGCGCTACCCGCACCAGCTCTCCGGCGGCCAGCAGCAGCGGGTCGGCGTGGCGCGGGCGCTCGCCGCGGACCCGCCGGTACTCCTGATGGACGAGCCGTTCGGCGCCGTCGACCCTGTGGTGCGCACCCAGCTGCAGGATGAACTCCTGCGTCTTCAGCGAGAGTTGAACAAGACCATCGTCTTCGTCACGCACGACATAGACGAGGCCGTCCGGCTCGGGGACCGGATAGCCGTCTTCCGTACCGGTGGCCACCTCGTCCAGTACGCCGGCCCCGCCGAGCTGCTCGCCCGCCCCGCGGACGCGTTCGTCGCGGACTTCCTCGGCGCCGAGCGCGGTCTGAAGCTGCTGTCGCTGACCGCACTGGCGGAGGTCGCCCAGGGGCCCGCCCCCAAGGGCACCCGCTGGCAGCTGACCCTCGACGCCGGCCGCAAGCCGCTGGCCTGGCGCGACACCGAGAGCGAGGCCGAGGCCCCGGTCCGGCCGCTGCGCGACACGGACTCGCTCCTCTCGGCCCTCAACGAATCGATCGCCGCGCCGAGCGGACTGGTGGCCCGGGTCGACGCGGAGGGCGCCCTCACGGGTGTCACGTCCCGCGAGGACATCCACGACCACGCGGGACGCGTCCACGGCGCGGCGAGCACGGTGGGCGCATGA
- a CDS encoding serine hydrolase domain-containing protein, whose translation MSTHHAAARRHLLEQGRARGLYSGAAWSLGDANGPYDRGWTGTRADGGAPLDGTDLWDLASVTKPIVGLVVMALVERGVLGLDDTVGHHLDRYRDSPHAALTLAQLLDHTSGLPGGVPLYREHPTRESLLTALGTLECAAAPGTHVAYSSQGFILLGLIAEQATGRSLDALVTELVSAPLGLTDLCFRPGHEQRARAVATEDCPWRGRTVTGEVHDENAVVLGGVAGHAGLFATLTDMERLARSLLGGGPPLLAPDTLALMTAPRTDHLNLRRALAWQGTDPHTSPVGESFGPASYGHTGFTGTSLWIDPEAARYAILLTNRVHPVRAERGFAPLRREFHTVPVRR comes from the coding sequence ATGAGCACCCACCACGCCGCCGCACGCCGGCACCTCCTCGAACAGGGCCGGGCGCGCGGCCTGTACTCCGGTGCCGCCTGGTCCCTGGGGGACGCGAACGGACCGTACGACCGAGGCTGGACCGGAACCCGGGCCGACGGCGGCGCCCCGCTGGACGGCACCGACCTCTGGGACCTCGCCTCGGTGACCAAACCGATCGTGGGCCTCGTCGTCATGGCCCTGGTGGAGCGGGGCGTACTCGGCCTCGACGACACCGTGGGCCACCACCTGGACCGGTACCGCGACAGCCCGCACGCCGCGCTGACCCTCGCCCAACTCCTCGACCACACCTCGGGACTGCCCGGCGGCGTCCCCCTGTACCGCGAGCACCCCACCCGCGAATCGCTGCTCACCGCACTGGGGACGCTGGAGTGCGCCGCCGCACCCGGCACCCATGTCGCGTACTCGTCCCAGGGGTTCATACTGCTCGGCCTGATCGCCGAACAGGCCACCGGCCGGAGCCTGGACGCGCTGGTGACGGAGCTCGTCAGCGCGCCGCTCGGACTCACCGACCTGTGCTTCCGGCCCGGCCACGAACAGCGGGCGCGTGCGGTGGCCACCGAGGACTGCCCCTGGCGCGGCCGGACCGTGACCGGTGAGGTGCACGACGAGAACGCCGTCGTGCTCGGCGGCGTCGCGGGCCACGCCGGTCTCTTCGCCACCCTGACAGACATGGAACGGCTCGCGCGCTCCCTGCTCGGCGGCGGGCCCCCCTTGCTCGCACCGGACACCCTCGCGCTGATGACCGCACCCCGCACCGACCACCTGAACCTGCGCCGCGCCCTGGCCTGGCAGGGGACGGACCCGCACACGTCACCGGTGGGGGAGAGCTTCGGCCCCGCCTCGTACGGGCACACCGGATTCACCGGCACCAGTCTGTGGATCGACCCGGAGGCGGCGCGCTACGCGATCCTGCTGACCAACCGCGTCCATCCGGTCCGGGCGGAACGCGGATTCGCCCCCCTGCGGCGGGAGTTCCACACGGTCCCTGTCCGCCGCTGA
- a CDS encoding glycosyl hydrolase family 65 protein, with protein MRPHEHQGGLPRRRLLQAGAVLGLAAAQLANASPGHAAARTAAGPPGIEFGGGQDQLLGAAYRSACHNLLDINTVPYDPAEYNQTGLMTDSPGTFIRAGGGYEQPWTRDASVNSWNAASFLTPQVARNTLWAVCRRQDDGTLIVQQDNQWWDQIVWAVAAWHHYLVTGDRAFLTDAFQSAVNTLRADRDQHHNERYGLFEGPAFLQDGIAGYPAPPADPDNPSSFVLDHPGTDKMMCLSTNCLFHAGYLATAAMAQETGDRRTAREFRLAAARLRTAINAHLWRPSAGTYGYFIHGAGERAGRLETYQEANGLAFAVLCGVASESQARTVLDRTHHEPHGVVNVWPHFERFDDQHPGRHNAIVWPMTVGMWGHAAAAGGRTDLLARAVTDIASLEHRDGHFWEIHNALTGAVDGGWQNARQWGSEPDQTWSATGYLRLIHQGVFGIRHAPDGIRFAPNLPPGWGPVTLHGLPYRDMTLDITLTGSGRRVASSTVDGHHRTTVPAGLRGRHRVRIELR; from the coding sequence ATGCGACCGCACGAGCACCAGGGCGGACTTCCACGACGGCGGCTGCTCCAGGCAGGCGCCGTACTCGGTCTGGCCGCCGCCCAGCTGGCCAACGCGTCGCCCGGCCACGCGGCCGCGCGCACGGCCGCCGGGCCGCCCGGCATCGAGTTCGGCGGCGGACAGGACCAACTGCTGGGCGCCGCCTACCGGTCCGCGTGCCACAACCTGCTGGACATCAACACCGTCCCGTACGACCCGGCGGAGTACAACCAGACCGGCCTGATGACGGACTCACCCGGCACCTTCATCAGGGCGGGCGGCGGATACGAGCAGCCGTGGACCCGGGACGCGTCGGTCAACTCCTGGAACGCCGCCAGCTTTCTGACGCCGCAGGTGGCGCGCAACACCCTGTGGGCGGTGTGCCGGCGGCAGGACGACGGCACGCTGATCGTGCAGCAGGACAACCAGTGGTGGGACCAGATCGTGTGGGCGGTCGCGGCCTGGCACCACTACCTGGTCACCGGGGACCGCGCGTTCCTCACCGATGCCTTCCAGAGCGCCGTCAACACCCTGAGGGCCGACCGCGATCAGCACCACAACGAGCGCTACGGGCTCTTCGAGGGCCCGGCGTTCCTCCAGGACGGCATCGCCGGCTACCCCGCCCCGCCCGCTGATCCGGACAACCCGTCCTCGTTCGTGCTCGACCACCCGGGCACGGACAAGATGATGTGCCTGTCCACCAACTGCCTCTTCCACGCCGGGTATCTCGCCACCGCCGCGATGGCGCAGGAGACCGGCGACCGGCGCACCGCCCGGGAGTTCCGGCTGGCCGCCGCCCGGCTGCGCACCGCGATCAATGCCCACCTCTGGCGTCCCTCCGCCGGAACCTACGGCTACTTCATCCACGGCGCGGGCGAACGGGCGGGCCGGCTGGAGACGTACCAGGAGGCCAACGGCCTCGCGTTCGCGGTGCTGTGCGGTGTGGCCTCCGAGAGCCAGGCGCGTACGGTCCTGGACCGCACCCATCACGAACCGCACGGCGTGGTCAACGTATGGCCGCACTTCGAACGCTTCGACGACCAGCACCCCGGCCGCCACAACGCGATCGTGTGGCCGATGACGGTCGGGATGTGGGGGCACGCGGCGGCGGCCGGCGGCCGGACGGACCTGCTGGCCCGGGCGGTCACGGACATCGCCTCCCTCGAACACCGGGACGGCCACTTCTGGGAGATCCACAACGCCCTCACCGGCGCGGTGGACGGTGGCTGGCAGAACGCGCGCCAGTGGGGCTCGGAGCCGGACCAGACCTGGTCCGCGACGGGCTACCTGCGCCTCATCCACCAGGGCGTGTTCGGCATCCGGCACGCGCCGGACGGGATCCGGTTCGCCCCGAACCTGCCGCCCGGCTGGGGTCCGGTGACCCTGCACGGCCTGCCCTACCGTGACATGACCCTGGACATCACCCTCACCGGCTCCGGCCGCCGGGTGGCCTCGTCCACCGTCGACGGGCACCACCGCACCACGGTCCCCGCCGGCCTTCGGGGGCGGCACCGGGTGCGGATCGAACTGCGCTGA
- a CDS encoding DUF4232 domain-containing protein: MGSLLRTTPSPSEHSLRSRERRTARRAGTRRPRLLVPVAAASIALVTAGCGGTAASAGQPAASGSASGSAPAAYHQADPSSSPPAAAAGAPEARRCTTKTLGMSLGAADAGAGQIHYRLTFANKSGHSCTLQGFPGVSMIRRDGSVIGVPAGREGAPGERTVIDAGRTAAVTLHTLNQGIKGSGCWREPDYLRVYPPGSKEALTLRTSGLRVCGDRFTTTAVEG, translated from the coding sequence ATGGGCTCACTTCTTCGAACCACCCCATCACCGTCCGAGCATTCGCTCCGGTCGCGGGAGAGGAGGACGGCTCGGCGGGCCGGTACGCGCCGGCCCCGCCTTCTCGTCCCGGTCGCGGCCGCGTCGATCGCCCTCGTCACGGCCGGCTGCGGCGGGACCGCGGCCTCGGCCGGGCAGCCGGCCGCGAGCGGCTCCGCTTCCGGCAGTGCCCCGGCGGCGTATCACCAGGCCGATCCGTCGTCCTCCCCGCCGGCAGCGGCCGCCGGTGCTCCGGAAGCGCGACGTTGCACGACCAAGACCCTGGGGATGAGCCTGGGCGCCGCCGACGCGGGTGCGGGCCAGATCCACTACCGGCTCACGTTCGCCAACAAGTCCGGGCACTCCTGCACCCTGCAAGGGTTTCCGGGTGTCTCGATGATCAGGCGCGACGGCAGCGTGATCGGCGTCCCGGCCGGGCGCGAGGGCGCGCCGGGGGAGCGGACCGTGATCGACGCCGGCCGGACGGCAGCCGTCACGCTGCACACCCTGAACCAGGGGATCAAGGGTTCCGGCTGCTGGCGCGAGCCCGACTACCTCAGGGTCTACCCGCCCGGCTCCAAGGAGGCGCTCACCCTGCGGACCTCCGGCCTCCGGGTGTGCGGCGACCGCTTCACCACCACAGCGGTGGAGGGCTGA
- a CDS encoding cytosine permease, translating to MAAEDLVERRSIDVVPDGERHGTAFSQFTLWLGANLQITAVVTGALAVVFGGDVVWSLAGLLLGNLLGGAVMALHSAQGPKLGLPQMIQSRAQFGVRGAVVPLLLVVLMYVGFFASGSVLAGQATAELTHTNDTTGIIVFAVVTAVVATVGYRVIHVLGRVASVVCALAFIYLGIRLLDRVDLSALLGDAHFGLPMFLLAVSLSASWQLAFGPYVADYSRYLPRATSGRATFWWTLSGSAIGSQWSMTFGVLVAASAGDAFLSNQVGYVVGLGGAGLIASFLYFVIAFGKLTINVLNTYGGFMSMVTGVSGFRGQKTLSQRGRAAYIAVIMVAGTAVALLGKDSFLTSFKDFLLFLLTFFTPWSAINLVDYYLISRERYDIPALSDPGGRYGAWRWDALTVYGVGVLAQLPFLATNFYTGPLVDPLGGADISWIVGLVIPAALYWLLARRDTSHIPEETRYTLAPPR from the coding sequence ATGGCAGCTGAAGACCTGGTGGAGCGGCGCTCCATCGACGTCGTCCCGGACGGCGAACGGCACGGAACCGCGTTCAGTCAGTTCACCCTCTGGCTCGGCGCGAACCTCCAGATCACCGCGGTCGTCACCGGCGCGCTCGCCGTCGTCTTCGGCGGCGACGTGGTGTGGTCGCTGGCCGGCCTCCTGCTGGGCAATCTGCTCGGCGGCGCCGTGATGGCCCTGCACTCCGCGCAGGGACCCAAGCTCGGCCTGCCGCAGATGATCCAGTCCCGCGCCCAGTTCGGGGTGCGCGGCGCGGTCGTCCCCCTCCTCCTGGTCGTCCTGATGTACGTGGGCTTCTTCGCGAGCGGCAGCGTCCTGGCCGGACAGGCCACGGCCGAGCTCACGCACACGAACGACACCACCGGCATCATCGTCTTCGCGGTGGTCACCGCGGTGGTGGCGACGGTCGGCTACCGGGTGATCCACGTCCTGGGGCGGGTGGCGAGCGTGGTCTGCGCGCTGGCCTTCATCTACCTGGGCATCCGCCTCCTGGACCGCGTGGACCTGTCGGCACTGCTCGGCGACGCGCACTTCGGTCTGCCGATGTTCCTGCTCGCGGTGTCGCTCTCGGCGTCCTGGCAGCTCGCCTTCGGGCCGTACGTCGCGGACTACTCGCGCTATCTGCCGCGTGCGACGTCCGGCCGGGCCACGTTCTGGTGGACCCTGTCGGGGTCGGCCATAGGCTCGCAGTGGTCGATGACGTTCGGCGTGCTGGTGGCGGCGAGCGCGGGGGACGCGTTCCTCTCCAACCAGGTCGGATACGTGGTCGGCCTGGGCGGTGCGGGCCTGATCGCGTCGTTCCTGTACTTCGTGATCGCGTTCGGCAAGCTGACCATCAACGTGCTGAACACCTATGGCGGCTTCATGTCGATGGTGACCGGCGTCAGCGGATTCCGCGGCCAGAAGACGCTCTCGCAGCGCGGCAGGGCAGCGTACATCGCGGTGATCATGGTGGCCGGAACGGCGGTGGCCCTCCTGGGCAAGGACAGCTTCCTGACGTCCTTCAAGGACTTCCTGCTGTTCCTGCTGACGTTCTTCACACCGTGGTCCGCGATCAACCTGGTCGACTACTACCTGATCTCGCGGGAGCGGTACGACATTCCGGCGCTCTCCGACCCCGGAGGCCGCTACGGCGCCTGGCGCTGGGACGCCCTCACGGTCTACGGGGTGGGCGTCCTCGCCCAGCTCCCGTTCCTCGCGACGAACTTCTACACGGGGCCGCTGGTGGATCCGCTGGGCGGCGCGGACATCTCCTGGATCGTGGGCCTGGTGATCCCGGCGGCCCTGTACTGGCTGCTGGCCCGCCGCGACACGTCACACATCCCTGAGGAGACGCGGTACACCTTGGCGCCTCCCCGGTAG
- a CDS encoding ABC transporter permease, whose product MYELFKNLGAWLVSGEQWTGPDGIGHRLAEHLQYSLLATLIAAAIALPVGLLIGHTGRGAFLAINLSSFGRALPTVGLVVLVFLASGLSMWPVYIALVALAVPSIVTNTYAGMTAVDPEVRDAARGQGMRGHQVLFQVELPLAMPLIMTGLRLALIQVVATATIAAYVSFGGLGRYVFDGLAQRDLVQVLGGAVLVAVVAVVLDLALSCLQRALFRTHRLKDTESTPSRPAKPAQEHTR is encoded by the coding sequence ATGTACGAACTCTTCAAGAACCTCGGCGCCTGGCTGGTCAGCGGTGAGCAGTGGACCGGTCCCGACGGAATCGGGCACCGCCTCGCGGAACACCTCCAGTACTCGCTGCTCGCCACCCTGATCGCCGCCGCCATCGCGCTGCCGGTCGGCCTGCTCATCGGGCACACCGGGCGCGGCGCCTTCCTCGCGATCAACCTCTCCAGCTTCGGGCGCGCACTTCCCACGGTCGGGCTCGTCGTGCTGGTCTTCCTCGCCAGCGGCCTCTCCATGTGGCCGGTCTACATCGCCCTCGTGGCGCTCGCCGTGCCCTCCATCGTCACCAACACCTACGCCGGGATGACCGCCGTCGACCCGGAGGTCCGGGACGCCGCGCGCGGCCAGGGGATGCGTGGGCACCAGGTCCTCTTCCAGGTAGAGCTGCCCCTCGCGATGCCGCTGATCATGACCGGGCTCAGGCTCGCCCTCATCCAGGTCGTCGCGACCGCCACCATCGCCGCCTACGTCTCCTTCGGCGGGCTCGGCCGGTACGTCTTCGACGGGCTCGCCCAGCGCGACCTCGTACAGGTACTGGGCGGAGCCGTGCTCGTGGCGGTCGTCGCCGTTGTCCTGGACCTCGCGCTCTCCTGCCTCCAGCGCGCCCTCTTTCGCACCCATCGCCTCAAGGACACGGAAAGCACCCCCTCCCGCCCCGCCAAGCCGGCCCAGGAGCACACACGATGA
- a CDS encoding helix-turn-helix domain-containing protein — translation MSSSTTPVQLFLLGRTLMKIGEESLPELPPGADTHRVGTRAALVVLSDLLGHPDTSVSAIAVRTGLPQSQVSGAVARLKDAGSIVTAPDPADGRRQLIRRAPHTSERVSQVRASRIDDALATALGTDDPERLREVAEALDVLARHLTPEAAGRLRP, via the coding sequence ATGAGTTCCTCGACGACCCCGGTCCAGCTGTTCCTCCTCGGCCGCACCCTCATGAAGATCGGGGAGGAGTCGCTTCCCGAGCTGCCGCCGGGCGCCGACACCCACCGGGTCGGCACCCGCGCCGCCCTCGTCGTCCTGAGTGACCTCCTCGGCCACCCGGATACCTCGGTGAGCGCGATCGCGGTGCGTACGGGCCTGCCCCAGAGCCAGGTGTCGGGCGCCGTGGCCCGGCTGAAGGATGCGGGTTCGATCGTGACCGCGCCCGATCCGGCCGACGGCAGAAGGCAGTTGATCCGCCGGGCCCCCCACACGTCGGAGCGGGTGTCGCAGGTCCGGGCGTCCCGGATCGACGACGCGCTGGCCACCGCACTCGGCACGGACGACCCCGAGCGGCTGCGCGAGGTCGCGGAGGCCCTCGACGTGCTCGCCCGGCATCTCACCCCCGAGGCGGCGGGCCGCCTGCGGCCGTGA
- a CDS encoding aromatic amino acid ammonia-lyase yields the protein MSSHIADGVALGSDSVVTLDGRGLMVADVVRMAESTVKPVLGADGMKRVETSWNAAREIASWGRVYGRSTGVGANRNESVPTGAAADHGLRLLRSHAGSIGEELPARQVRAMLAVRANQLLAGGAGLRPTVVTALCEALGTGAYPKVNEFGSVGTGDIAALAQMGLALAGEHPWQGSGAAPAPQPLDNNDALALISSNALTLGQSALALHELRGLIAATQVVAALSLMATDGSYEAFALPVHEARRHAGSYAVAERMRLLLGAADRPTPPLGRIQDPYGFRCVPQIHGPAHDAADALEDVLTVEINAAAENPLISADDMAAYHHGGFYIAQLALALDHFRLAVTQVARLSTSRLSTLNEPAFTRLRPFLADGALAASGVMILEYAAGAALGDLRAFSAPASLGHAVLSRGVEEQASFASLAARQTLRACEAYRLVVGCELVAAVRALRQRDMRLDPELPVGRAFALADAVLDAELADRPLTDDVTAAAGLLDRFTGLWLDLGSRSETAFDGQGVVRRG from the coding sequence ATGTCGTCTCATATCGCGGACGGGGTGGCTCTCGGCAGTGATTCGGTGGTCACCCTCGACGGCCGCGGACTGATGGTCGCAGATGTCGTACGCATGGCCGAATCCACCGTAAAACCCGTTCTGGGGGCGGACGGTATGAAGCGTGTGGAGACCTCGTGGAACGCTGCCCGGGAGATTGCCTCATGGGGTCGCGTCTACGGTCGCTCCACCGGTGTGGGCGCCAACCGGAATGAGTCCGTACCGACGGGGGCGGCCGCCGACCACGGTCTACGGCTGCTGCGCAGCCACGCCGGATCGATCGGTGAGGAGCTGCCCGCGCGGCAGGTCCGCGCCATGCTCGCCGTCCGGGCCAACCAGCTGCTCGCGGGCGGCGCCGGTCTGCGTCCCACCGTCGTCACGGCCCTCTGCGAGGCGCTGGGGACGGGCGCGTATCCGAAGGTCAACGAATTCGGCTCGGTCGGCACCGGCGACATCGCCGCGCTCGCGCAGATGGGCCTCGCGCTGGCCGGCGAACACCCCTGGCAGGGCTCCGGGGCGGCCCCCGCCCCGCAGCCCCTCGACAACAACGACGCCCTCGCCCTGATCAGCAGCAACGCGCTCACCCTCGGCCAGTCTGCCCTCGCCCTGCACGAGCTGCGCGGCCTGATCGCGGCCACACAGGTGGTGGCGGCCCTGTCCCTGATGGCGACCGACGGTTCGTACGAGGCGTTCGCGCTGCCCGTGCACGAGGCGCGGCGGCACGCCGGTTCGTACGCGGTCGCCGAGCGGATGCGGCTGCTGCTCGGCGCCGCCGACCGCCCCACGCCCCCGCTCGGCCGGATCCAGGACCCGTACGGCTTCCGCTGCGTGCCCCAGATCCACGGGCCCGCGCACGATGCGGCGGACGCGCTCGAAGACGTCCTCACGGTCGAGATCAACGCGGCGGCGGAGAACCCGCTGATCTCGGCGGACGATATGGCGGCCTACCACCACGGCGGCTTCTACATCGCCCAACTCGCGCTTGCCCTGGACCACTTCAGGCTGGCGGTGACGCAGGTGGCGCGGCTGTCGACCTCGCGCCTGTCCACGCTGAACGAACCGGCCTTCACCCGGCTGCGGCCGTTCCTCGCGGACGGTGCGCTGGCCGCGTCGGGCGTGATGATCCTCGAGTACGCGGCCGGGGCGGCGCTCGGAGATCTGCGCGCCTTCTCCGCGCCCGCCTCGCTCGGCCATGCGGTGCTCTCGCGCGGGGTCGAGGAGCAGGCCAGCTTCGCCTCGTTGGCGGCGCGGCAGACGCTGCGCGCGTGCGAGGCGTACCGGCTGGTCGTGGGCTGCGAACTCGTCGCGGCCGTAAGGGCGTTGCGACAGCGTGACATGCGCCTCGACCCGGAACTGCCCGTCGGCCGGGCCTTCGCGCTGGCGGACGCGGTGCTCGACGCGGAGCTGGCCGACCGGCCGCTGACGGACGATGTGACGGCGGCGGCCGGGCTGCTCGACCGGTTCACCGGACTGTGGCTGGACCTCGGCTCGCGGAGCGAGACGGCCTTCGACGGTCAGGGCGTGGTGCGGCGCGGGTGA
- a CDS encoding ABC transporter permease, protein MSIDWSWISDHSGDLTTLAVSHLQAALTAVLLGLVVSLPLAVLAHRVRRLRGLLLGLSNILFTIPSIAVFVLLLPVSGLTRTTTVIGLTIYTLVVLLRNTVEGLDSVPARTKEAAKAMGTRPLRTLLTVELPLALPVIMAGVRIATVMAISLVSVATYIGDGGLGQLFTDGFQRNFPTPVIVGVALTLLLALVADAALVALQYVLTPWTRRQKQGA, encoded by the coding sequence ATGAGCATCGACTGGTCGTGGATATCCGACCACTCCGGTGATCTCACCACCCTGGCCGTCTCCCACCTCCAGGCCGCCCTCACCGCCGTACTCCTGGGCCTGGTCGTGTCGCTCCCCCTGGCCGTCCTCGCGCACCGGGTACGCCGGCTGCGCGGACTGCTCCTCGGGCTGTCGAACATCCTGTTCACCATTCCGTCCATCGCCGTCTTCGTACTCCTCCTGCCGGTCAGCGGGCTCACCCGCACCACCACCGTCATCGGCCTGACGATCTACACCCTCGTGGTGCTCCTGCGGAACACCGTCGAGGGCCTGGACTCCGTACCGGCCAGGACCAAGGAAGCCGCGAAGGCCATGGGTACCAGGCCGCTGCGCACCCTGCTCACCGTCGAACTCCCCCTCGCCCTCCCGGTGATCATGGCGGGCGTGCGGATCGCGACGGTCATGGCCATCTCGCTGGTCTCCGTGGCCACGTACATCGGGGACGGCGGACTGGGCCAGCTCTTCACGGACGGCTTCCAGCGCAACTTCCCCACCCCCGTCATCGTCGGCGTCGCCCTGACCCTGCTCCTCGCACTCGTCGCGGACGCGGCGCTCGTCGCCCTCCAGTACGTGCTGACTCCATGGACCCGCCGGCAGAAGCAGGGGGCCTGA